One genomic region from Chloroherpetonaceae bacterium encodes:
- a CDS encoding DUF3592 domain-containing protein yields the protein MNSQNWIFRGTTYWVFGHQLSRLQLITLTVSGSILVVIGIIGMMGAGVNIYYGIDSKNWVERKANIQRFEAIALKGKSAGKYKIVMEYNFQFDGKTFVSDQIRLTDEVFFEEDALKLTKKCEGKSTVMAFINPMNPTISVIERGVQIGEIVLFILTLFAFLCGVWFFKVLYFKP from the coding sequence ATGAATTCACAAAATTGGATATTTCGTGGCACAACTTATTGGGTTTTTGGGCATCAACTAAGTCGTTTGCAATTGATTACCCTTACTGTTTCAGGTTCGATCTTGGTGGTTATTGGGATAATCGGAATGATGGGAGCCGGAGTAAATATTTATTACGGCATTGATTCTAAAAATTGGGTTGAGCGAAAAGCGAACATTCAGCGGTTTGAAGCAATCGCATTAAAAGGTAAAAGCGCAGGCAAGTATAAAATTGTGATGGAATATAATTTTCAGTTTGATGGGAAAACTTTTGTGAGTGATCAAATTCGGCTAACGGATGAAGTTTTTTTTGAAGAAGATGCTTTAAAATTAACAAAGAAGTGTGAAGGAAAGTCAACCGTTATGGCATTTATAAACCCGATGAATCCAACGATTTCCGTTATTGAAAGAGGCGTTCAAATTGGCGAAATCGTCCTTTTCATCCTAACACTTTTTGCTTTTTTATGCGGTGTGTGGTTTTTCAAAGTGTTATATTTCAAACCATAG
- the ligA gene encoding NAD-dependent DNA ligase LigA has protein sequence MTESAAKAEAEKLREELHEHNYRYYVLADPTISDFEFDKKLERLIEIESVFPNLKTPDSPSQRVGGVVTKNFPVVRHRERMMSLSNTYSLEELRDFYERVEKGLSVEGISTFEMVCELKFDGIAISLLYENGRFTQGATRGDGTEGDDITENLKTIPTIPLRTNFSKLTTIDEKWNHAIWMNEFKNDFEVRGEALMLKADFETMNREREEAEEKIFANPRNATAGTLKQQDSKEVSKRKLTFFAYHLESKSLPDSLSHAERLKLLSDLGFNVYSAREVASSLNEITKFLETWETRRDSLPFEIDGAVLKVNHIQHRKLLGETSKSPRWAIAYKFSARRAETKLKAVSFQVGRTGAITPVAELEPVPLAGSVISRSTLHNFDEIERLGLCQGDTVELEKSGDVIPKVLRVIPELRVSNLPIKPPSNCPSCGTPLLKPENEVNYYCPNEEGCPDQRKGRIIHFASRNAMDIGSLGEAIIDQLFNEGLIQDAGDLFFLEKSSLSQLERFGDKSAQNLLDALESCKSRPLDRLIFALGIRHVGSATARILSLKFPSIDKLRSATVEELLETGEIGETIAQSITEYFRKRPTEIILSKLKNAGVAFEGKAAKVIENLAVKGKSFVFTGTLEKLKREEASDFVMERGGKVSGSVSKKTDFVVAGSEAGSKLEKAKSLGVKVLSEDEFLKLIGQL, from the coding sequence ATGACTGAATCTGCAGCAAAGGCTGAAGCCGAGAAGCTTCGTGAAGAACTGCATGAACATAATTACCGCTACTATGTTTTAGCAGACCCTACAATCTCCGACTTTGAATTTGATAAAAAGCTTGAACGCCTCATAGAAATTGAATCCGTTTTCCCGAATCTCAAAACCCCCGATAGCCCATCTCAACGTGTTGGTGGGGTGGTTACAAAAAACTTTCCCGTCGTTCGGCATCGTGAGCGAATGATGTCTTTATCAAATACCTATTCCTTAGAAGAACTTCGTGACTTTTATGAGCGGGTTGAAAAGGGGCTTTCGGTTGAAGGGATTTCCACCTTTGAAATGGTATGCGAATTAAAATTTGACGGAATTGCTATCAGCCTTTTATATGAAAATGGCCGATTCACTCAAGGCGCAACGCGTGGCGATGGAACAGAAGGCGATGATATTACTGAAAATCTTAAAACCATTCCTACGATTCCACTTCGTACAAATTTTTCAAAATTAACCACTATCGATGAAAAGTGGAATCACGCCATTTGGATGAATGAATTTAAAAATGATTTTGAAGTGAGAGGCGAAGCCTTGATGCTGAAAGCAGATTTTGAAACAATGAACCGCGAGCGCGAGGAAGCAGAAGAAAAAATCTTCGCGAATCCGAGAAACGCAACCGCCGGAACGCTCAAGCAACAAGATTCAAAAGAAGTTTCCAAACGCAAACTCACCTTTTTTGCCTATCACCTTGAAAGCAAATCGTTGCCGGATTCCTTATCTCATGCAGAACGTTTGAAGTTACTCTCCGACTTAGGGTTTAATGTTTATTCTGCTCGGGAAGTCGCGTCAAGTCTAAATGAAATCACAAAATTTTTAGAGACTTGGGAAACGCGTCGAGATTCCCTTCCATTTGAAATCGATGGGGCAGTCCTTAAAGTCAATCATATCCAACACCGAAAATTACTTGGTGAAACTTCCAAATCGCCTCGGTGGGCAATCGCGTATAAGTTTTCAGCACGGCGTGCAGAGACAAAATTAAAAGCCGTTTCATTTCAAGTTGGTAGGACCGGAGCAATAACACCGGTTGCTGAACTTGAACCTGTTCCTCTTGCAGGCTCTGTAATTTCACGTTCAACTTTGCACAACTTTGATGAAATTGAGCGTTTGGGTCTTTGTCAAGGGGATACGGTAGAATTAGAGAAATCCGGTGACGTAATTCCCAAAGTGCTTCGCGTGATTCCTGAACTGAGGGTCTCGAATTTGCCAATAAAGCCGCCATCAAATTGTCCTTCATGTGGAACACCGCTTTTAAAACCTGAAAACGAAGTGAATTATTACTGCCCCAATGAAGAAGGATGCCCCGATCAACGAAAAGGACGAATTATTCATTTTGCCTCACGCAATGCGATGGACATTGGTTCTTTGGGCGAAGCCATTATCGATCAATTATTCAATGAAGGATTAATTCAAGATGCAGGTGATTTATTCTTTCTTGAAAAATCAAGCTTATCACAACTTGAACGCTTTGGGGATAAGTCTGCACAAAATTTATTAGATGCTCTTGAAAGCTGCAAATCGCGCCCACTCGATCGCCTTATCTTTGCGTTGGGAATCCGTCATGTTGGTTCAGCAACTGCACGCATCTTATCGTTGAAGTTTCCTTCAATTGATAAACTTCGATCAGCAACCGTTGAGGAGCTTTTAGAAACCGGGGAAATTGGTGAAACAATTGCTCAATCAATAACAGAATATTTTAGGAAACGTCCTACGGAAATCATTTTATCCAAATTAAAAAATGCAGGCGTGGCTTTTGAAGGCAAAGCCGCAAAGGTGATTGAAAATTTAGCAGTAAAAGGAAAATCTTTTGTTTTCACAGGTACGCTTGAAAAGCTAAAGCGCGAAGAAGCTTCTGATTTCGTAATGGAAAGAGGTGGAAAAGTGTCGGGTTCTGTGAGTAAGAAAACAGATTTCGTTGTTGCGGGTTCAGAAGCCGGTTCAAAATTGGAAAAGGCGAAATCGCTTGGGGTTAAGGTGTTAAGTGAAGATGAATTTCTAAAGTTGATTGGTCAATTATAG
- a CDS encoding nuclear transport factor 2 family protein has protein sequence MKSPIEVVEEWIQHFNHADLNALTELYDENAINHQVVMQPLIGISAIREMFEIEFSRAKMVCIKEAIYPSGDWAILEWRDPNGLRGCGFFKIQNEKIVFQRGYFDQLTFFRKQGLEIPSDYLNQGNSTQ, from the coding sequence ATGAAGTCGCCGATTGAAGTCGTTGAGGAGTGGATTCAGCATTTTAATCATGCTGACCTGAATGCGTTGACGGAACTCTATGATGAAAACGCAATAAACCATCAAGTGGTTATGCAGCCACTTATTGGAATATCCGCTATTCGGGAAATGTTTGAAATAGAATTCTCTCGTGCGAAAATGGTTTGTATTAAAGAAGCGATTTACCCAAGTGGCGATTGGGCGATTTTAGAATGGCGCGACCCCAATGGACTTCGCGGTTGTGGATTTTTCAAGATTCAAAATGAAAAAATTGTGTTTCAGCGAGGTTACTTTGATCAACTTACCTTTTTTAGAAAGCAGGGCTTGGAAATACCTAGCGATTACCTCAATCAAGGCAATTCTACTCAATAA
- a CDS encoding alkaline phosphatase family protein → MIFKYFILFITFFTIFQVSGYSQKKQKPKKSEVIRYPKLIVSITVDQLRGDYLDRYAKFFIEPSSPKSKDPDKAGFKRFMNKGAWFKSTHYPFIATLTAVGHQSIYSGVFPSKHGIIGNDWFDVNSAKQVYCVSDSTVSGVEIDSKKNQGKMSPKNAQVENVFSYLKAERPKSRVIGIALKNRAAILPAGKQANAAFWFDDETGKWVSSTYYFKDAKSPQWLKSFNARKIPESHFNSKWEPLLRDEDYFDADFGEGEGVIPGDDSEIFPHVLRDLSTLKDPRLRGNKRFDAFAFFPIGNTFTKDFAKVVIEEESLGQRDHTDVLAISFSSLDICGHTFGPNSREIQDMMIRLDKDLSDLFQFLDETIGRGRYLATLSSDHGVAPLPEQNYSKWRGGERLNQKDFEDSLKLRVHKEFPNVILEVMNNDVYLNHKVITSQKYDLKKVIDAVKKGLLQFAYIKEAYSRDEINEPNLLQTGTDSSRFFIKNALYPSRSGDVFFVLKPFSFFKGQTGTTHGTLQKYDRFVPMAFYGFGVKPKKHLFDTTPLDLAATIHKILALKKKVGYDGADLSLALIDKYKPPKSKAPPKKKKKQP, encoded by the coding sequence ATGATCTTTAAGTATTTTATCTTATTTATCACATTCTTCACCATTTTTCAGGTTTCAGGCTATTCTCAAAAAAAGCAAAAACCCAAAAAGTCAGAAGTAATAAGATATCCGAAGCTGATTGTCTCGATTACCGTTGATCAACTTCGGGGCGATTACCTTGATCGCTACGCAAAGTTTTTTATTGAACCCTCATCACCAAAATCCAAAGATCCCGATAAAGCAGGCTTCAAGCGCTTCATGAATAAAGGGGCTTGGTTCAAATCAACCCATTATCCATTTATCGCAACATTAACAGCAGTAGGTCACCAGTCGATTTATTCGGGGGTCTTTCCTTCAAAACACGGTATTATTGGTAATGATTGGTTTGATGTGAATTCGGCCAAACAAGTGTATTGTGTAAGTGATTCAACGGTGAGCGGTGTAGAAATCGATTCCAAAAAGAATCAGGGTAAAATGTCTCCAAAAAATGCTCAAGTTGAAAATGTTTTTTCATACTTGAAAGCAGAGCGACCCAAGTCGCGTGTCATAGGAATTGCGTTGAAAAATCGAGCGGCGATACTACCCGCGGGAAAACAGGCCAATGCTGCGTTTTGGTTTGATGACGAAACAGGAAAGTGGGTTTCAAGTACCTATTACTTTAAGGACGCTAAATCGCCTCAATGGCTGAAATCGTTCAATGCAAGAAAAATTCCTGAATCTCATTTTAATTCAAAATGGGAGCCTTTGCTTCGTGATGAAGATTATTTCGATGCTGATTTTGGCGAAGGTGAAGGGGTTATTCCCGGCGATGACTCCGAAATCTTCCCACACGTTCTTCGCGATCTCTCCACGCTTAAAGACCCACGCCTACGTGGCAACAAGCGCTTTGATGCCTTTGCCTTTTTCCCGATAGGAAATACCTTCACAAAAGATTTTGCGAAAGTAGTCATTGAAGAAGAATCGCTTGGCCAAAGAGACCATACCGATGTCCTCGCGATTTCATTTTCGTCACTTGACATTTGTGGGCATACCTTCGGCCCTAATAGCCGAGAAATTCAAGACATGATGATTCGATTGGATAAAGACCTTTCCGATCTCTTTCAATTTCTTGACGAAACCATTGGGCGTGGAAGATATCTTGCAACCCTTTCTTCTGATCACGGAGTGGCACCTTTACCAGAACAAAATTATTCGAAATGGCGCGGTGGTGAGCGTTTAAATCAAAAAGATTTTGAAGATTCACTGAAACTTAGGGTGCATAAAGAATTTCCCAATGTCATTTTGGAGGTAATGAATAACGATGTTTATTTGAACCATAAAGTCATAACCTCACAAAAGTACGATCTAAAAAAAGTAATCGATGCTGTAAAAAAAGGTTTGCTTCAATTCGCTTACATCAAAGAGGCCTATTCAAGAGATGAAATCAATGAACCCAACCTATTGCAAACCGGTACAGATTCAAGTCGATTCTTTATCAAAAACGCGTTATATCCTAGCAGAAGTGGGGATGTCTTTTTTGTACTAAAGCCATTTTCCTTTTTTAAGGGTCAAACCGGAACGACCCACGGTACCTTGCAAAAATACGATCGATTTGTGCCAATGGCCTTTTATGGTTTTGGCGTAAAACCCAAAAAGCATTTATTTGATACCACACCGCTCGATTTAGCCGCGACTATTCACAAAATTCTTGCACTCAAGAAAAAAGTCGGATACGACGGGGCGGATTTATCGCTTGCCTTAATCGATAAATACAAACCACCGAAAAGTAAAGCGCCCCCAAAAAAGAAAAAAAAACAACCCTAA
- a CDS encoding Tex family protein → MLNLLQVITSELQLNPAFVQNALDLRSEGGTIPFIARYRKERTGGLDEVQLRDIFERHDYLTELEERKQTILKSIEEQGKLTEDLKSRISACMQKTELEDLYLPYKPKKRTRATIAKEKGLEPLAVFIKALNQADMKPMISLADEAAKFVSEEKGVKSAEEAMQGASDILAEEVSEKAEIRARLREILMETGFFTSKIKDEHPEGTTKFEMYRNYRAKAKEIPSHNMLALRRGETEGVLVLDFEFDTELVQNTIEKFEIKTNASELIQYLKTMLKDAFDRLMKTTLIGEMRYEKKKEADTAAVKTFAENLRELLLSSPAGMKPTLAIDPGFRTGCKVAALSNTGKFLEYKTVFPHQSNTERLQAAASLKQLIEKYAIELIAIGNGTAGRETDAFVSEVLQLIESEGKAKPIKVMVNESGASIYSAGDVAREEFPELDLTVRGAISIGRRLQDPLAELVKIDPKSIGVGQYQHDVDQKLLKTKLDETVESCVNFVGVDLNTASKELLTYVSGLNSTTAKNIVTYRNEKGAFKSRKELLEVPKFGPKAFEQAAGFLRIRDGENPLDNTAVHPESYNVVESIVKELGISLTEITKVPEKIRSVDLKKFMSENVGEFTLKDIVAELEKPGRDPRAEFKYAEFKEGVSEIKDLKPGMELEGVVTNVADFGAFVDIGVHQDGLIHISQLADRFVKDAREVIKVGQIVKVYVLEVNESLKRISLSRRNPLLAQQKPVQKSEQKSSGRQQDSRSKDHRNGSGKNNAGKNHSPAPTFSIEDLKSKFNSR, encoded by the coding sequence ATGCTGAATTTATTACAAGTCATTACCTCCGAGTTGCAACTCAATCCGGCCTTTGTTCAAAATGCCCTTGATTTAAGAAGCGAAGGTGGAACCATTCCCTTTATCGCACGATACCGCAAAGAGCGAACGGGCGGACTCGATGAAGTTCAACTCCGCGATATTTTCGAACGGCACGATTACCTTACTGAACTTGAAGAGCGAAAGCAAACCATCTTAAAGTCTATTGAAGAACAAGGTAAATTGACCGAAGACTTGAAATCAAGGATTTCAGCGTGCATGCAAAAAACGGAGCTCGAAGATTTATACCTTCCTTACAAACCCAAAAAGCGAACAAGAGCCACAATTGCCAAAGAGAAAGGGCTTGAACCGCTCGCCGTTTTCATTAAGGCATTAAACCAAGCCGATATGAAACCAATGATTTCATTGGCTGATGAGGCAGCGAAATTTGTTTCGGAAGAAAAGGGCGTGAAATCAGCTGAAGAGGCGATGCAAGGCGCTTCCGATATTTTGGCGGAAGAAGTTTCAGAAAAGGCGGAGATTCGGGCAAGACTGCGTGAAATTCTTATGGAGACCGGATTTTTTACCTCGAAAATCAAAGATGAACATCCGGAGGGAACGACCAAATTCGAGATGTACCGAAATTACCGCGCCAAGGCAAAAGAAATTCCATCGCACAATATGCTTGCCCTAAGACGCGGAGAAACAGAGGGCGTGCTGGTACTTGATTTTGAATTTGATACCGAATTGGTACAAAACACCATTGAAAAGTTCGAAATTAAAACCAATGCATCCGAATTAATTCAGTATTTGAAAACAATGCTGAAGGACGCGTTCGATCGATTGATGAAAACTACGCTTATCGGTGAAATGCGTTATGAAAAGAAAAAAGAAGCGGATACCGCAGCGGTTAAAACATTCGCTGAAAACCTTCGAGAGCTTCTGCTTTCTTCACCGGCAGGAATGAAACCAACACTTGCCATTGATCCCGGATTTCGCACCGGCTGCAAAGTCGCTGCGCTTTCAAATACAGGAAAATTTTTAGAATACAAAACCGTATTTCCTCACCAATCCAATACAGAGCGGCTTCAAGCGGCGGCAAGTCTCAAGCAATTGATTGAAAAATATGCGATTGAATTAATTGCCATCGGCAATGGCACAGCCGGCCGCGAAACCGATGCATTTGTTTCAGAAGTGCTCCAGTTAATCGAATCGGAAGGAAAAGCAAAACCGATTAAAGTGATGGTGAATGAATCCGGCGCATCGATTTACTCCGCCGGCGATGTTGCGCGTGAGGAATTCCCCGAGCTTGATTTAACCGTTCGCGGCGCAATCAGCATTGGCAGAAGACTTCAAGACCCATTGGCAGAACTTGTTAAAATTGACCCAAAGTCGATTGGCGTTGGTCAATATCAACACGATGTCGATCAAAAGCTTTTGAAAACCAAGCTTGACGAAACCGTTGAAAGCTGCGTCAATTTTGTGGGAGTCGATTTAAATACCGCGTCTAAAGAATTGCTTACATATGTCTCAGGGTTGAATAGCACAACCGCAAAAAATATTGTGACATATCGAAACGAAAAAGGTGCGTTCAAGAGCAGAAAAGAATTATTGGAAGTTCCCAAGTTCGGGCCAAAAGCGTTCGAACAAGCCGCCGGATTTTTACGAATCCGAGATGGTGAAAATCCGCTTGATAACACCGCCGTTCACCCCGAAAGCTACAATGTGGTAGAATCAATTGTCAAGGAACTCGGAATTTCGCTTACTGAAATCACCAAGGTTCCGGAAAAAATTCGCAGTGTTGATCTTAAAAAATTCATGAGCGAGAATGTCGGTGAGTTTACACTCAAAGATATTGTGGCAGAATTAGAAAAGCCCGGCCGAGATCCGCGTGCAGAATTTAAGTATGCCGAATTCAAAGAAGGTGTTTCTGAAATTAAAGACTTGAAACCCGGAATGGAATTGGAAGGCGTTGTTACGAATGTCGCCGACTTTGGCGCATTTGTCGATATCGGCGTGCATCAAGATGGGCTCATTCATATCTCTCAACTTGCCGATCGGTTTGTGAAAGATGCACGCGAAGTCATCAAGGTCGGTCAAATCGTGAAAGTATATGTTCTTGAAGTCAATGAATCATTGAAGCGCATTTCACTTTCAAGACGAAACCCATTGCTTGCTCAGCAAAAGCCGGTTCAGAAAAGCGAGCAGAAATCAAGCGGTAGGCAACAAGATTCCCGCTCGAAAGATCACCGCAATGGAAGCGGAAAAAACAATGCGGGGAAAAACCACAGCCCTGCACCAACCTTTTCAATTGAAGACTTGAAATCAAAGTTTAATTCTCGTTAA
- a CDS encoding DUF4921 family protein produces MLTPSRKNYLEESVGNLPMMRYDVYYTHMPDGTVKQINPFTGTEVWAIPGRGNKPLDQDSVSFFPPVFKKEKEDICSFCESRYFETPPEKMRSVLVGGKYQHLQGITASEYFNSKAEFRRTPNLFEILSLDYWRKNYNFRMTKSQLEWKERYLSEADGLKHVLKVIDYKLSKSGKSAEEIKLTSIDDKLSLADAFFGGSHELIIASRHFRESATNESHLFSSGEMTTDEHYEYFRSTVQALKDIYTNNRYVRYVSVFQNWLKPAGASFDHLHKQLVGLDSWSMMIESQTQMLRNNPNIFNEYGPNLAIHYNLVFAENEHAIAFTAIGNRFPTLAIYSKSIHARPQEHSEAELRDMSDMVHACHAAMGSHISCNEEWYYTPIDSVYNMPWAVQIKWRVNTPAGFEGNTNIYINPITPLQLRDKVVPKLYEVRDKGLISKNILIAEECPCRLNPLKYYMR; encoded by the coding sequence ATGCTTACACCGTCTCGTAAGAATTACCTCGAAGAATCGGTTGGGAATTTACCGATGATGAGGTATGATGTGTATTACACCCATATGCCTGATGGCACTGTTAAGCAAATCAACCCATTTACAGGAACAGAGGTTTGGGCAATTCCGGGAAGAGGCAATAAACCGCTTGACCAAGATAGTGTGAGTTTTTTTCCTCCTGTCTTTAAGAAGGAAAAAGAAGATATCTGTTCATTTTGTGAGAGCCGATATTTTGAAACCCCACCTGAAAAAATGCGCTCTGTTTTAGTTGGCGGAAAATACCAACACTTACAAGGAATTACAGCCTCAGAGTATTTTAATTCAAAAGCAGAATTTCGACGCACACCAAACCTATTTGAAATTCTTTCACTCGATTATTGGAGAAAGAATTACAATTTTAGGATGACGAAATCGCAACTCGAGTGGAAAGAGAGATATCTCAGCGAAGCGGATGGATTAAAGCATGTTTTGAAAGTTATTGATTATAAACTGTCAAAATCTGGTAAATCGGCAGAAGAAATAAAATTAACTTCAATAGATGATAAGCTTTCGTTGGCGGATGCATTTTTTGGAGGAAGTCATGAACTCATCATTGCGTCAAGACATTTTCGTGAAAGTGCCACCAACGAATCACATTTATTTAGCTCGGGAGAAATGACAACCGACGAGCACTATGAATATTTTCGAAGCACTGTTCAAGCTTTGAAAGATATTTATACCAATAATCGATATGTGCGTTATGTGAGTGTATTTCAAAATTGGTTAAAACCCGCGGGGGCTTCTTTTGATCATTTACACAAACAACTCGTTGGGCTTGATAGCTGGTCGATGATGATTGAATCGCAAACCCAGATGCTACGAAATAACCCAAATATTTTTAACGAATATGGCCCCAATTTAGCGATTCATTATAATTTAGTATTTGCTGAAAATGAACATGCAATTGCATTTACAGCAATAGGAAATCGATTTCCTACATTAGCCATTTATTCAAAATCAATTCACGCAAGGCCTCAAGAACACTCGGAGGCTGAATTGAGAGATATGAGTGATATGGTACATGCTTGTCATGCTGCAATGGGAAGTCATATTTCTTGTAACGAAGAATGGTATTACACACCAATAGATTCAGTGTATAATATGCCGTGGGCAGTTCAAATAAAATGGCGAGTAAACACACCTGCCGGTTTTGAAGGAAATACAAATATTTATATTAATCCTATTACACCGCTTCAACTTCGTGATAAAGTTGTTCCCAAATTATATGAAGTGAGGGATAAAGGGCTTATTTCTAAAAACATCCTCATTGCTGAAGAATGCCCTTGCCGCTTAAATCCATTGAAATACTATATGAGATAA
- the gyrB gene encoding DNA topoisomerase (ATP-hydrolyzing) subunit B, with product MAENTPNDAVNENLPHYGADNIQVLSGIEHVRKRPAMYIGDIGVRGLHHLVYEIVDNSVDEALAGYNNFIAVSINSDGSISVEDRGRGIPTDLHPKEKKSALELVMTVIGAGGKFDKDSYKVSGGLHGVGASVVNALSEWCEVEVRRDGKIFKQRYKRGVPTGPVEEIGKMKDKQTGTRTTFMPDSEIFKIREYRYDTIADRLRELAYLNKTLTITISDERDGKSDEFHFKGGIVQFVTDMDQKAGRLALLKKIPNIEGEKDGTYVDIAFQYNNSYQENVYSYVNNINTHEGGTHLTGFRKALTRTLNNYATKNDLLKQVKIPLIGDDFREGLTAVVSVKVPEPQFEGQTKTKLGNSETQSIVETILNEGLGEFIEQNPGVAKLMIEKASSAAQAREAARKAKELTRRKSTLDSFSLPGKLADCSINDPELCELFVVEGDSAGGSAKQGRDRRFQAILPLKGKILNVEKARLAKMLENEEIRTIITALGTGIGEGDFDTTKLRYGKIILMTDADVDGSHIRTLLLTFLFRYMRDLLEGGRIYIAQPPLYLVKVGKDQNYAWDEEERNEIVKRYESKGKENINIQRYKGLGEMNPAQLWDTTMDPEKRTLLKVSIESAMEADKVFSTLMGDEVEPRRQFIESNARYVRRLDV from the coding sequence ATGGCAGAAAATACGCCAAATGATGCAGTTAATGAGAATCTTCCGCATTACGGTGCAGATAATATTCAAGTATTAAGTGGAATCGAACACGTCCGTAAAAGACCGGCAATGTACATTGGAGACATTGGGGTGCGAGGATTACACCACTTGGTTTATGAAATTGTCGATAACTCGGTCGATGAAGCACTTGCGGGCTACAACAATTTTATTGCCGTTTCAATCAATTCCGATGGTTCAATTTCAGTTGAAGATCGAGGTCGCGGAATCCCGACTGATTTGCATCCGAAAGAAAAGAAATCTGCGTTAGAACTTGTCATGACCGTTATCGGCGCGGGCGGCAAATTTGATAAAGATTCCTACAAGGTCTCCGGAGGGTTGCACGGCGTGGGTGCTTCGGTTGTTAATGCGCTTTCAGAATGGTGTGAAGTGGAAGTTCGCCGCGATGGGAAAATCTTTAAGCAACGCTATAAACGAGGCGTGCCCACTGGCCCTGTTGAGGAAATAGGCAAAATGAAGGATAAACAGACAGGCACACGAACCACTTTTATGCCTGATTCCGAGATTTTCAAAATTCGTGAATACCGTTACGATACAATCGCCGACCGGCTTCGGGAACTTGCCTATCTCAATAAAACGCTGACGATTACTATCTCAGATGAGCGCGATGGAAAATCTGACGAATTTCATTTCAAGGGCGGGATTGTGCAATTTGTAACTGATATGGATCAAAAAGCCGGACGACTTGCTCTCTTGAAAAAGATTCCAAACATTGAAGGAGAAAAAGACGGCACTTACGTTGATATCGCTTTCCAATACAACAACTCCTATCAAGAAAATGTGTATAGCTATGTCAATAACATCAATACACATGAAGGCGGAACTCACCTTACCGGATTTCGAAAGGCACTTACACGGACGCTGAATAATTACGCCACAAAAAATGATTTGCTCAAGCAAGTGAAGATTCCGCTTATCGGCGATGATTTCCGCGAAGGACTGACTGCCGTAGTATCGGTTAAAGTTCCTGAGCCGCAATTTGAAGGTCAAACCAAAACAAAGCTTGGCAACAGCGAAACACAAAGCATTGTTGAAACCATTCTCAATGAAGGCTTGGGTGAATTTATCGAGCAAAATCCCGGGGTTGCAAAGTTGATGATCGAAAAGGCTTCGAGCGCCGCGCAAGCACGAGAAGCCGCGCGAAAAGCCAAAGAACTCACTCGCCGCAAATCGACGCTTGATTCATTTTCTCTTCCGGGTAAACTTGCTGATTGCTCCATCAATGACCCGGAGCTCTGCGAGCTTTTTGTCGTTGAAGGCGATAGCGCCGGTGGCTCTGCCAAACAAGGCCGCGACCGTCGCTTTCAGGCTATTTTACCGCTCAAAGGAAAAATTCTTAATGTTGAGAAAGCCCGTTTAGCGAAGATGCTTGAAAACGAGGAAATCCGCACCATTATTACTGCATTAGGAACAGGAATCGGTGAAGGCGATTTTGATACCACAAAACTTCGTTACGGGAAAATCATCTTGATGACCGATGCCGATGTCGATGGCTCACATATTCGCACCTTGCTTTTGACTTTTCTTTTCAGGTACATGCGTGATCTGCTTGAAGGAGGACGGATTTACATTGCTCAACCGCCGCTTTACCTTGTCAAGGTTGGGAAAGATCAAAATTATGCTTGGGATGAAGAAGAGCGGAATGAAATTGTAAAGCGCTATGAAAGTAAAGGAAAAGAAAACATCAACATTCAACGCTACAAAGGTCTTGGAGAAATGAATCCGGCACAGCTTTGGGATACAACAATGGATCCTGAAAAGCGGACACTTCTAAAAGTCTCGATTGAAAGTGCAATGGAAGCTGATAAAGTGTTTTCAACTTTGATGGGCGATGAAGTTGAACCGAGAAGGCAATTTATTGAATCCAATGCACGGTATGTCCGCCGTTTGGACGTGTAG